In a single window of the Arachis hypogaea cultivar Tifrunner chromosome 6, arahy.Tifrunner.gnm2.J5K5, whole genome shotgun sequence genome:
- the LOC112696701 gene encoding replication protein A 14 kDa subunit B isoform X1: MNPRSLFYSSSSSSHFCVPLCFAATKPFTQELLQFYVGRRVRAVMQVVRSEGGVVIGKSTDEKQLVVKGPPPPAPLTNFVEVIGIVDNDRSIRAEIWTNFGNVIDMFSYNKLCQLANGEFKHLFV; encoded by the exons ATGAACCCGCGCTCCctattctattcttcttcttcttcttctcatttttGCGTTCCGCTCTGTTTTGCAGCAACCAAGCCATTCACGCAAG AACTCTTGCAGTTTTATGTTGGAAGGAGGGTTCGGGCTGTGATGCAGGTTGTGCGATCCGAGGGGGGCGTTGTCATTGGAAAATCAACAGATGAGAAGCAGCTAGTTGTGAAAGGACCACCCCCACCTGCACCTCTTACAAATTTTGTTGAAGTTATTGGCATTGTTGACAATGATAGATCCATTCGAGCTGAGATATGGACCAATTTTGGCAATGTGATTG ATATGTTCAGCTACAATAAGCTTTGTCAGCTTGCAAATGGAGAATTTAAGCACTTGTTTGTGTGA
- the LOC112696701 gene encoding replication protein A 14 kDa subunit B isoform X2 — MDTSNPAVFVNAELLQFYVGRRVRAVMQVVRSEGGVVIGKSTDEKQLVVKGPPPPAPLTNFVEVIGIVDNDRSIRAEIWTNFGNVIDMFSYNKLCQLANGEFKHLFV, encoded by the exons ATGGACACATCAAATCCTGCAGTTTTTGTCAATGCAGAACTCTTGCAGTTTTATGTTGGAAGGAGGGTTCGGGCTGTGATGCAGGTTGTGCGATCCGAGGGGGGCGTTGTCATTGGAAAATCAACAGATGAGAAGCAGCTAGTTGTGAAAGGACCACCCCCACCTGCACCTCTTACAAATTTTGTTGAAGTTATTGGCATTGTTGACAATGATAGATCCATTCGAGCTGAGATATGGACCAATTTTGGCAATGTGATTG ATATGTTCAGCTACAATAAGCTTTGTCAGCTTGCAAATGGAGAATTTAAGCACTTGTTTGTGTGA